One Dromiciops gliroides isolate mDroGli1 chromosome 3, mDroGli1.pri, whole genome shotgun sequence DNA segment encodes these proteins:
- the LOC122751429 gene encoding inosine-uridine preferring nucleoside hydrolase-like, whose protein sequence is MEKKLLLVDVDAGVDDAAALMIALAAPNVEILGITCCFGNTTVENVCKNVLRVLKTCNHLQIPVYQGASSPLLNTMKNDYFYGTDGLGDVPDADAPGSDQVQHEHAVAAMIRIINERPNKVTLVATGPLTNLALAVKMDPMFPKKIKNMSIMGGNMYSRGNIDICAEFNFAADPEAAYIVLNEYTCPTFITTWEFACLHSLPWEFYEKCTSQDSEKARFLKEIYTVTTEYQKRPIPKLRALYRKPGFVSCDCFAMAVAIDDNLVTESIFCAVSVELTGSHTRGMMVLDMEDQLQKKNKVSITKELDMEKFKDLLLAALK, encoded by the exons ATGGAAAAGAAATTACTGTTGGTTGATGTTGATGCAGGAGTGGATGATGCTGCTGCTTTAATGATAGCTCTGGCAGCACCTAATGTTGAAATCCTGGGGATCACTTGCTGTTTTGGAAATACTACAGTGGAAAATGTGTGTAAAAATGTCCTTCGGGTATTAAAAACGTGTAACCATTTACAG ATCCCAGTTTACCAGGGAGCATCTTCCCCTTTACTTAATAcgatgaaaaatgattatttttatggAACAGATGGCTTAGGGGATGTACCTGATGCTGATGCTCCTGGATCTGACCAAGTGCAACATGAACACGCTGTCGCTGCAATGATAAGGATCATCAATGAGAGGCCTAACAAG GTAACTCTGGTTGCCACTGGGCCCTTGACTAATTTAGCTCTGGCTGTGAAAATGGACCCAATGTTTcctaagaaaattaaaaatatgtctATAATGGGAGGCAATATGTACT CCAGAGGAAACATTGATATCTGTGCAGAATTCAATTTCGCAGCAGACCCAGAGGCAGCTTACATTGTCTTAAATGAATACACTTGTCCAACTTTTATTACAACCTGGGAATTTGCGTGTTTGCATTCACTACCTTGG GAATTTTATGAGAAGTGTACTTCACAGGACAGTGAAAAAGCAAGGTTTTTGAAAGAAATTTATACAGTAACCACAGAGTATCAAAAACGTCCCATTCCCAAGTTAAGAGCCCTCTACCGGAAACCAGGATTTGTGTCTTGTGATTGCTTTGCGATGGCAGTTGCAATTGATGACAACTTGGTCACAGAATCCATCTTCTGTGCTGTATCTGTGGAGCTGACTGGATCTCACACCCGAGGAATGATGGTTTTGGATATGGAAGATcagcttcagaaaaaaaacaaagtttcCATCACAAAAGAGTTGGATATGGAAAAATTCAAAGATCTTCTGTTAGCTGCTTtgaaatag